TCAAAAACATCACGGATGGTCATGGACGAACCAGAACTTGTACAAAATTCTTTTTCCAACATATTATCGAGGTGCTTGAGTTGATCATATTCTCTGGATATAGTTCTTTTGGTACCACACGACCCATTACTGCTCCATTGCATATGTGGCGAGGGAGAATTCAGCCTAGTAATTGGCTCTCCTGTTATCTCTCTCACTTGGTCATCCAACTTTCTAATTTGTTCCCAATAGGAATTGATGTCCAACTGTTTCCCTACGGAGCCTACTccctttgagatcaagtcatcCTCAGGACTTTCTGATCCCTCTACCTCATGAACCGTCTTGATAACTGGGAGTCTTGGTGATTGAACTAGAGAGGCAAAGTCCCTGTCTGAAGTACTGCTAGTACTAGTCGCTCCCATCAAAGCTTCACCCCTTCGCAAATTCTTCACAAGAAAATCCTTCTCACCATCTCCTGGATCATCAAATCCGATGTCAAGTAGTTTATTTCTATAAGCCTGCACTTGTAAATCTAGAGAAGAAATCTCCATTTCTTTCTGATTaacaagatcttcaaaaatttcCAAAGTTTCTTCCGCATAGGACATCTTTTCTTCAGCTAATCTCTTATATTGCTCTGCTTCCATTTTCACCACAGCCTTCTCATTTTGAAGACGTAGTATCATAGATAAAGCTTCACTTGCTGCGGTAGAAGAAGCTTCTCGTTCCACATCTAAGTCATTATATAGCTGTTTTAGAAGTTTTTGTTGAGCAGCAAGTGCTTCTTTCAGAGCTGTAAGTTTTGATTCTGACATCCTCCAAGGGAAAATGTTGCTCTCTGTCAACACACATCAAGTTATAAACAATACCAGACTCATTTCTGAGATAAACACGAAAAGCATAAGTGTTAAATAAACTTCTGGTCAAAATTTGAAGGACAATACCAGACAATGGTAATGCAGGAGCCTTGTGCATTCAAGTAGTGCGAGGTTTTATTGACATCGATTAAATCATATCATAAGTAGTACTAAAGGACTTCTCAGTAACAGACAATATTCTGGAAAAATCCGGTGACCACAGAACTACTATGACGCATCAACATATGCAATTCTGGAGAAACAAAATGTGTTAATACAATTTTTTTCTTACATTTACAAAATGCATGGCACTACAACCTAAAAGACATGTATCCAGTCAACATTGTTAACAAAAGAAGTCTAACATATCAAATTTCAACCAGAAAAAACATGTAATTTGTAAATCAATACAGAAGATAAGAAATGAATTACCTTTTTGATTAAATGAGCGTCCAGATCCACATTACCACATGAAATATAAGAAACTAAGCCGGCTACCCTCCTTTCTGCAAGGATTCGAATTTAGGCTGAAGCGCGCAATTTTCTGAAATCAGAGAAAAAAAATAAAGTTGGCAATAACAGAACCATTACAAGAAATGGAACATGAACGTTATAAAATCGTATCGGTTTTCACAAGATCaaatatgatgttatttggtcTGCAGAGATTTATTGTTCTTGTCGTCCTCGTCGTCTTCTTTTAGAGAAAAGGTGGGATTCGAGGGAGCAGTGAATTCGAAGCTTAACAACCACCAAACGTTCACTACTCCAAATGTTTATATTCCCCCATGTCAATCTTTATAGAGCTGGTTTAAACATGTTACAAATCTACTATATATAGATGTTCTTTTATTTTTTAGTAAATCATAAAAGCAAATGTTTCTAAATAAGATTATATAATAGTAAATCTACTGATATCATTTTTAAGTTCATCAGGTTACATCTTATAATCAGAGACTACTTCCACCTGATTGTCATGGCAAAGAAATCAATTCCAACATAATTCTTAATTCTTCTTCTTTAGGGTTTTTATGTGATGTCAGGTATTGGTCCTGACATCGTCGGTATCGTGAATATGTACACACAAAACCAGGGTGCAGGGATCCCGTTTATTATTACATACCATGATCGATACGGATGATGCTATAACAGATGTTTGTTGTCGATCATCACCCGACAAACAAATACTTCTTTGATAGGCTACACAGACGATCAACTAAAATTTAAGAGACTTCACATTCCTGAGACCAGCAAACGACATTCCATAACACAACAAAACATTACGCTGAGAATAATTACTCTCATAGGTTTATTTCTGTATGGAATGTTCATGATCACAGGCAATGTCTTAGCAGAAAGACATTATAGATTACAGTAATTAGCATGATTAACTTTGGCGGGCCGAAATCAAACAAAGAAGTTAAATAGCCAAGGATATCTCCGAGTTTGTATATTGTTATGCAAGTAACCCACTCACAAATAAGAACTCTATATAATCTTATTAACATAAAACCTATCCATGACCGCTAGCCTACAAAGCAGCATAATATAGTACAACTATCCATAAACTGTCTCATCCATATACATGTTGTACCAGGATGATACAgtgacaagataataaaaaaatacAACAATCTCCATAAAAATTAACTAGCACAGGAACGTAGGATCTCAACTTCTGGGATGGAAAACATGTCATTAATTCCATTTTAGTCTACTGGCACCTCAACTTCCATCTTCAATCCAGAACTTCCAAGAATCTGCAAGCAACAAGAATTGACATTTGATAATTGGAGAGGCAAGTTTGAATAAATT
The sequence above is drawn from the Apium graveolens cultivar Ventura chromosome 2, ASM990537v1, whole genome shotgun sequence genome and encodes:
- the LOC141706866 gene encoding uncharacterized protein LOC141706866 isoform X1, whose product is MHKAPALPLSESNIFPWRMSESKLTALKEALAAQQKLLKQLYNDLDVEREASSTAASEALSMILRLQNEKAVVKMEAEQYKRLAEEKMSYAEETLEIFEDLVNQKEMEISSLDLQVQAYRNKLLDIGFDDPGDGEKDFLVKNLRRGEALMGATSTSSTSDRDFASLVQSPRLPVIKTVHEVEGSESPEDDLISKGVGSVGKQLDINSYWEQIRKLDDQVREITGEPITRLNSPSPHMQWSSNGSCGTKRTISREYDQLKHLDNMLEKEFCTSSGSSMTIRDVFEVPQPLDNFPAGEGVAKKEGKAPLQDDEKRNKAFRQSVEGQDHDCLDKGLISQQRELNLSPPPDGECVDRQLIKIVQPTSACKDKVRAYNLSERYEIQSHMLRQECNKDGRVELQLLNEIQKQLTVIQSEIESLKPKKSSSMENLRIHCLEQELLHFWL
- the LOC141706866 gene encoding putative myosin-binding protein 6 isoform X2 is translated as MSESKLTALKEALAAQQKLLKQLYNDLDVEREASSTAASEALSMILRLQNEKAVVKMEAEQYKRLAEEKMSYAEETLEIFEDLVNQKEMEISSLDLQVQAYRNKLLDIGFDDPGDGEKDFLVKNLRRGEALMGATSTSSTSDRDFASLVQSPRLPVIKTVHEVEGSESPEDDLISKGVGSVGKQLDINSYWEQIRKLDDQVREITGEPITRLNSPSPHMQWSSNGSCGTKRTISREYDQLKHLDNMLEKEFCTSSGSSMTIRDVFEVPQPLDNFPAGEGVAKKEGKAPLQDDEKRNKAFRQSVEGQDHDCLDKGLISQQRELNLSPPPDGECVDRQLIKIVQPTSACKDKVRAYNLSERYEIQSHMLRQECNKDGRVELQLLNEIQKQLTVIQSEIESLKPKKSSSMENLRIHCLEQELLHFWL